A stretch of the Carassius carassius chromosome 6, fCarCar2.1, whole genome shotgun sequence genome encodes the following:
- the LOC132141833 gene encoding UPF0462 protein C4orf33 homolog isoform X2 — protein MEFHIKHTWDSVPVDHEPVKIRFSPGEDGLLMQVTAPFFNDPPAPAGPPGEPFPGLWDYEVVESFFLNNNTEQYLEVEVCPHGQHLILLLNGKHNAFMQQLPLLFKADIEGNKWKGEALLPWRYFPQGINKMNSYAIHGSGAGRTYEALYPVPREDLQEGQGPDFHRLEYFQDFTLQSIMGEDWVQPESDLWDLADK, from the exons ATGGAGTTCCATATCAAGCATACCTGGGACAGCGTACCTGTGGATCATGAGCCGGTAAAGATTCGCTTCTCACCTGGCGAGGATGGATTGTTAATGCAAGTGACTGCTCCTTTCTTTAATGACCCCCCTGCACCAGCCGGACCACCTGGAGAGCCGTTTCCTGGTCTCTGGGATTATGAGG TGGTAGAGTCATTTTTCCTCAACAACAACACTGAGCAGTATCTGGAGGTGGAAGTCTGCCC ACATGGACAACACCTGATTCTGCTACTGAATGGAAAACATAATGCATTTATG CAACAGCTCCCTCTATTATTCAAAGCCGATATAGAGGGCAACAAGTGGAAGGGAGAAGCACTTCTACCTTGGAGGTACTTCCCTCAGGGCATTAATAAGATGAATTCCTATGCCATCCATGGCTCTGGAGCAGGAAGGACCTATGAGGCTCTGTATCCTGTTCCTAGAGAAGACCTACAAGAAGGACAGGGACCAGACTT TCATCGACTTGAGTATTTTCAAGACTTCACTCTGCAAAGCATCATGGGAGAAGACTGGGTTCAGCCAGAATCTGACCTGTGGGATTTGGCAGACAAATGA
- the LOC132141833 gene encoding UPF0462 protein C4orf33 homolog isoform X1 gives MLNSVCVGCILLTAMEFHIKHTWDSVPVDHEPVKIRFSPGEDGLLMQVTAPFFNDPPAPAGPPGEPFPGLWDYEVVESFFLNNNTEQYLEVEVCPHGQHLILLLNGKHNAFMQQLPLLFKADIEGNKWKGEALLPWRYFPQGINKMNSYAIHGSGAGRTYEALYPVPREDLQEGQGPDFHRLEYFQDFTLQSIMGEDWVQPESDLWDLADK, from the exons ATGCTCAACAGTGTCTGCGTCGGTTGTATCCTCCTGACTGCAATGGAGTTCCATATCAAGCATACCTGGGACAGCGTACCTGTGGATCATGAGCCGGTAAAGATTCGCTTCTCACCTGGCGAGGATGGATTGTTAATGCAAGTGACTGCTCCTTTCTTTAATGACCCCCCTGCACCAGCCGGACCACCTGGAGAGCCGTTTCCTGGTCTCTGGGATTATGAGG TGGTAGAGTCATTTTTCCTCAACAACAACACTGAGCAGTATCTGGAGGTGGAAGTCTGCCC ACATGGACAACACCTGATTCTGCTACTGAATGGAAAACATAATGCATTTATG CAACAGCTCCCTCTATTATTCAAAGCCGATATAGAGGGCAACAAGTGGAAGGGAGAAGCACTTCTACCTTGGAGGTACTTCCCTCAGGGCATTAATAAGATGAATTCCTATGCCATCCATGGCTCTGGAGCAGGAAGGACCTATGAGGCTCTGTATCCTGTTCCTAGAGAAGACCTACAAGAAGGACAGGGACCAGACTT TCATCGACTTGAGTATTTTCAAGACTTCACTCTGCAAAGCATCATGGGAGAAGACTGGGTTCAGCCAGAATCTGACCTGTGGGATTTGGCAGACAAATGA
- the LOC132142287 gene encoding clathrin light chain A-like isoform X2: MDDFDMLSAPQGSAGNGVGADEDPAAAFLAQQESEIAGIENDEGFSILDSGEVPSSLSHDPDGGALNGDLHGESNGPSDAYVAISNADRLQVEPESLRKWREEQLERLEQLDANSRKQEAEWKENAKLELEEWHTRQNEQLEKTKVNNRVLDEDFYKQPFADLIGYVAAEEAMVSELDVNSPGTEWERVARLCDFNPKSSKQAKDVSRMRSVLISLKQAPLVR; the protein is encoded by the exons ATGGACGATTTTGATATGCTCAGTGCCCCTCAAGGAAGCGCAGGAAACGGTGTGGGGGCAGACGAGGACCCGGCGGCAGCGTTTCTGGCCCAGCAGGAGAGTGAAATCGCGGGCATCGAGAATGACGAGGGCTTCAGCATCCTGGACAGCGGAGAAGTGCCTTCATCCCTGAGCCATGACCCGGACG GTGGAGCATTGAATGGAGATCTGCATGGG GAGAGTAACGGTCCTTCAGATGCGTATGTGGCTATCTCCAATGCTGATCGGTTGCAGGTGGAGCCAGAGAGCTTGAGGAAGTGGAGAGAAGAACAGCTTGAGAGGCTGGAACAGCTCG ATGCTAACTCCCGTAAGCAGGAGGCCGAGTGGAAGGAGAACGCGAAGCTGGAGCTAGAGGAGTGGCACACAAGGCAGAACGAGCAGCTGGAGAAGACCAAAGTCAACAACAG GGTGCTGGATGAGGATTTCTACAAACAACCCTTCGCTGATCTGATTGGTTATGT GGCGGCTGAGGAAGCCATGGTGTCGGAGCTGGATGTGAACAGTCCTGGCACAGAATGGGAGCGTGTTGCGCGCCTTTGCGATTTCAACCCTAAGTCCAGCAAGCAGGCCAAGGATGTCTCCCGCATGCGTTCTGTCCTCATCTCCCTTAAACAGGCCCCGCTTGTCCGCTAA
- the LOC132142287 gene encoding clathrin light chain A-like isoform X1 has product MDDFDMLSAPQGSAGNGVGADEDPAAAFLAQQESEIAGIENDEGFSILDSGEVPSSLSHDPDGGALNGDLHGESNGPSDAYVAISNADRLQVEPESLRKWREEQLERLEQLDANSRKQEAEWKENAKLELEEWHTRQNEQLEKTKVNNRVLDEDFYKQPFADLIGYVTHINHPCYRLDQAAEEAMVSELDVNSPGTEWERVARLCDFNPKSSKQAKDVSRMRSVLISLKQAPLVR; this is encoded by the exons ATGGACGATTTTGATATGCTCAGTGCCCCTCAAGGAAGCGCAGGAAACGGTGTGGGGGCAGACGAGGACCCGGCGGCAGCGTTTCTGGCCCAGCAGGAGAGTGAAATCGCGGGCATCGAGAATGACGAGGGCTTCAGCATCCTGGACAGCGGAGAAGTGCCTTCATCCCTGAGCCATGACCCGGACG GTGGAGCATTGAATGGAGATCTGCATGGG GAGAGTAACGGTCCTTCAGATGCGTATGTGGCTATCTCCAATGCTGATCGGTTGCAGGTGGAGCCAGAGAGCTTGAGGAAGTGGAGAGAAGAACAGCTTGAGAGGCTGGAACAGCTCG ATGCTAACTCCCGTAAGCAGGAGGCCGAGTGGAAGGAGAACGCGAAGCTGGAGCTAGAGGAGTGGCACACAAGGCAGAACGAGCAGCTGGAGAAGACCAAAGTCAACAACAG GGTGCTGGATGAGGATTTCTACAAACAACCCTTCGCTGATCTGATTGGTTATGT CACTCACATTAACCATCCTTGCTACCGCCTAGAcca GGCGGCTGAGGAAGCCATGGTGTCGGAGCTGGATGTGAACAGTCCTGGCACAGAATGGGAGCGTGTTGCGCGCCTTTGCGATTTCAACCCTAAGTCCAGCAAGCAGGCCAAGGATGTCTCCCGCATGCGTTCTGTCCTCATCTCCCTTAAACAGGCCCCGCTTGTCCGCTAA
- the LOC132142287 gene encoding clathrin light chain A-like isoform X3 has product MDDFDMLSAPQGSAGNGVGADEDPAAAFLAQQESEIAGIENDEGFSILDSGEVPSSLSHDPDGGALNGDLHGESNGPSDAYVAISNADRLQVEPESLRKWREEQLERLEQLDANSRKQEAEWKENAKLELEEWHTRQNEQLEKTKVNNRAAEEAMVSELDVNSPGTEWERVARLCDFNPKSSKQAKDVSRMRSVLISLKQAPLVR; this is encoded by the exons ATGGACGATTTTGATATGCTCAGTGCCCCTCAAGGAAGCGCAGGAAACGGTGTGGGGGCAGACGAGGACCCGGCGGCAGCGTTTCTGGCCCAGCAGGAGAGTGAAATCGCGGGCATCGAGAATGACGAGGGCTTCAGCATCCTGGACAGCGGAGAAGTGCCTTCATCCCTGAGCCATGACCCGGACG GTGGAGCATTGAATGGAGATCTGCATGGG GAGAGTAACGGTCCTTCAGATGCGTATGTGGCTATCTCCAATGCTGATCGGTTGCAGGTGGAGCCAGAGAGCTTGAGGAAGTGGAGAGAAGAACAGCTTGAGAGGCTGGAACAGCTCG ATGCTAACTCCCGTAAGCAGGAGGCCGAGTGGAAGGAGAACGCGAAGCTGGAGCTAGAGGAGTGGCACACAAGGCAGAACGAGCAGCTGGAGAAGACCAAAGTCAACAACAG GGCGGCTGAGGAAGCCATGGTGTCGGAGCTGGATGTGAACAGTCCTGGCACAGAATGGGAGCGTGTTGCGCGCCTTTGCGATTTCAACCCTAAGTCCAGCAAGCAGGCCAAGGATGTCTCCCGCATGCGTTCTGTCCTCATCTCCCTTAAACAGGCCCCGCTTGTCCGCTAA